The genomic region TAATGCTGCGATAGACTTTTGCCCATGCGCGCGTATTGAGTGATTTGGAATTCATCAAAGTTACTAGATTAAATTCACCCTCAATTTCTTTGCCTTTTTCTCCATGACATGAGATACAATTATCTTTTAAAACTTGATTGAAGCTATAGTGCGTAAGTTCTCCAGTAAAAAGTTCTTCAACTTCTTCTGGTTCTGGTTCCACAACTTCTTCTGGCTCCACCTCAACAATAATTTCTTTCTTGACAATTCGTTTTGGTTTTGGTTTTGGTTTTGGTTTTTCTTTCTCTTTCGGTTCTTCCACTTTATTACGCTCAGCTATATCAGCCTGCTGTTTTTTTACGTAATCTATAATAGGTCTATGGAAATAGGCTAAGGAGCCTACGATAAGTATGAGCGCCACTAATGCCTTCGGAAAAGGCTTCTTTTTTTGTACTCTAGGAACCTTTGTAGGAATCTTAAGTTTGGGTTTCTTAGATCCAGAATTCGTTTTTTGTCTTTTGGCTTGAGTCTTTGTTTTTAAAGATGGTTTTGACTTTGGCTCTACTTGATTTTCTTTATCAGTGTTTGACTGATCATCTTTCAAAGTGATTTTTGGCTCATCTTTAATAACTTTGGATTTACCTTCCCAAGGCTTTAAATTCTGTGAAGATTTTAATACTTTTAATTGTTCAAGGTCTTCTACTTCAGGAACAAGTTCGACTGCTGCGGCCACTTCACTAAGTTCACTTTCGATTTCTTGAAGTTCTTCTGTACTTGCTTCTTGTTGAAATTCAGCATTATTTTTTATAAGCCTTTGTTCAATCTCACTAAGCTCATTCAAAACCTCATTCATTAAGTCACTAGCATTTGGCTCTGAAAGTTCACCAGTACTAATTTTTTCTTCGAGAATTTCTAACTCAGCAAGTTTAACTCTAAGTGCTTCTTTATCTTCTGCACTCATACTCAAGACCATGTCTGTTGCTTCACTACTATTATCTTCGCTCATCTTAGGCTCCGAAAAGAACAGGAACTACGTCCTTGTTGCCATTAAAAGTAATATTGCTAAAGCCACTTTGTTTGAGTACACTCGAAAATAATTGTGATGATGTGTATTTCACTTCTTTACCCTTTTCATCTACGGAACACTTGAGGTAATTCTGATGTTTAAAACCTCCACCAAACAAGAAAGCCGCACCGTTTTTATTGCTGTGTGCACTGGCATCCGCCATACCGCTGTGAAATAAGACTATCGTATCGTCAAGTAAACCACCCTCTTTTAACTTACGGACGAAATCACGTAAACCACCTAAGACTTTATTATCTATAATCTCTAGTTCATAAATTCTTTCAGGATAACCACCATGGTGACTTAAGGTGTGATAGCCATGAGTGATCCCTTCTAAATTCCTTGTTAAGCCACCACCAAATTGCAGCACTGCTAGCTTAGTTTGTTCTTGTTCTAAAGCATCATAGACAAGTTGATAATTGTGATGACAAGAAGGCAAAGGCGAGGCTTCTGCGTTTTCCGCAAAACCTTTCTTTAGGTAAGGTTTCTTTACTTTCAGCCACTTTTCACGCTCATTAAGAACTTCAATCTGATAGGCTACAGAAGCTTTCAAATCGACTTCCTGAGGAGATCCTTTCCAATAACGACGTAAATTCCGTGCTAAAGTTTCTAAGATATCTCTTTCCCGTTTTATATAGGCTTTATCTTTATTGAGATCGGTTTTTGAAAAAACCTGTTCGTGAAATGCATTGAGTCCACGTGTTGGTGGCATTGGTTGAGCAAACTGATTCCATGACACAAAATCACCTTTGTTCACTTGATGATAAAGTAATTTATTTCTCGTTTCTTGAATTGACCCACTGGCTAAACGCTGATCTAAGCTAATGAATTGACGCTCTGGATAATGACTGCGATGATCATAACGCATACCTGTAAAAGTTGCGGGTTGAACTTCATGCCCGCCACCCATACCTGGCTCGGAAATCCCCTGTAAAAAGGTCATATCATCTTTGAATTCTGAAAAGTACTCAGTCATATACTTACAGCTAGCGCCACCTTCCCGGTGGTTACCTGCATACATGCCTAAATCTAGACAAACAAGGACTACGTTCTTTTTTAGCTTCACACGAGGGCTAATAGGTTTTGAAGCGGCCAATGCTTGGCCCGGAACTGCCAAGCCCATGGCTGAAAGTTTTAGTAAATTTCTTCTATCAATCATTTTTACCCCTAGATCATTGTCAACTCAAGCAACTTTTGCTTATTAAAAAAGATATCATATTGTTTATATCCACTGAACCTCAAGAGTTGACAGCAAATTAAATAATATGACTTCAAAGACTAAATAACACACAGGAGAAGTGAATGTGACTGGGAATTGAAAAATAATAATAATTCTACAATCTCCCTGTGAAATAATCATACTTTACTTAAGATCTACCTTCTTTAAACTTACTGATTAGTCAGTTTTTCAATTCAACTTATAAGTCCTGATACGATGATTAGTATAACTGCTTTTAACTATATATTAATTATGAAAACTGAATGCTTTATTAACCATAACGAAACGTTTTCTGTGAATCCTCCCCCTATTATTCACGAGCTGATTTGATCCCCTATTTTAAAAAATCACATAATCTCAACCCTTAAGAATCCCTTGGATTTCATAGATAACATCAATAAATGCCATCGTTGGCATTTGTTGATACTACAGCGATATCATTATTAATACAAATCATACTTATTTAATTAATCTGAATTCCGTGATGGACTGTCATCCATAGTTACAAGTCACCAATCATCACACTAATAGTCAAGGATTCTACCTAATAATTAACGCCAGTCACTCATGATCTCGATACAAAGCTCATTGAGCTCCAAGGCTCGTTTTTCACTTGATGCTTCATTATAACAACGCAATTCAGGTGCATTTCCCGAAGGACGTAAATGAATAATTTCTAAATTCTCAAAACTAATGCGAATACCATCGGTTGTATCTATCGCTTCCACTGCTCCGCAAAGCTCACCAAATACAGCTTCAATTTTGTTTGCATTATCCGCAAATTTACTTTCTACAAAAGTGGCTAACTTAGCTTTTGATTGCTCTGTAGGGAATTCTTTTATTCGATTGGAAATTGTATAACGCTCAGGAAGAGTTTTCACCAATCCCGAAACGCTTAAGCCTCGTTTTTTAGCCTCAAGTAAAATAGAAATATGAAGAATCACGGCATCGCGTGTTGGCAGTGCAGCTAGTGCCTTGCCTTCTTCTACAAGTGCTGAATTTGTCAAGAAACCTCCGTTGGCCTCATAACCTACAACCATTTTCCCACCTGAGGCGGATGCTTCTTTCATTGATGCGATAACATAAGGGCTACCAATTTGTGTCCGACTCACTTTTTTAAATGATTGGCATAGTTCCACTGCAGAATTACAACTCACGGGAGTCGCTACTACATCTGCACCTAAATGTTGTGCTGTGAGAATCCCGGCTACATCGCCACGTAACCAATGACCTTTTTCATCAGAAATTAGCGGACGATCGGAATCTCCATCAGTAGAAAGTAGCGCATCATATCCTCCATTTTTACACCAGTCTAGAGCAAGTTCACAATCTTCGGGTCGAATCGCTTCCGTATCAACAGGGATAAATTTAGTACTGCGACCTAAGCCCCTTACATTTGCACCAAGAGCTGAATAAATTCTTTTAAGTGTATCACGTCCCACCGCAGAATGTTCGTAGACACCAAGGTTCAAGCCTGCCAAGGCTTGCTCATCATAGAAATCTGTATAGCGCTGGATATAAATATCCTCTGCAGCTTGATAAGGTTTTTCAAGTTCGTATGCAGTGCTAAAAAAACCATTTTCTTTACAAAGGCCTTCGGGGATACTTACATTCTGACGGCGAATACCTTGTTCATCTTCTTTTAATATTTCGCCTACGGGAGTGTTGTATTTTATGCCATTGCGATCATCTGGAATATGTGAACCGGTGACCATTACTGAAGGAATCGAATTTAAGATACCATAATACGCAATAGCTGGAGCTGGAATCTCACCACAATAAAGAGGACTATAACCTTTATCTTCAATAGCTTTTGCGACGGCCGCACAAATCCTGGGTGAGGATGGACGCAAGTCCCCTGCTATGGCCACTTGGCATGCCGGATCTATATTATTACTCTCTTCCAAGTGCTGTAAAAAAGCGACTGTATAAGCATAGCAAACTTCATCAGTCATCTTATCTGCTAAACCACGAGCACCAGAAGTGCCAAACTTCACACCACTAAGTTCCATCAGTTCTTCAATATTGTAAATTTTAGTCATCAAGCCTACCCTCAAATAAATATATAATAAATGACTAAAACGCACAAAATGAAAAAATACGTGGATTAAAGCCTTAAAAAATGTTCTAGAAAGTATGCTTGTTTTTTTATATAATCCAATTTATCCCGTAAAGTCATAAACAATCATTTCTGTAAAATTACTAATTTGTCTATTTTTCTCCGTTTATTGTAGCACAAAGGCTATCTTATTTGTTTCTTAATAAAACTCTTTTTCAAATTTATATGGATACAAGCCCATGACTCTAAGACCATTATTAGGCCTTTTTGCCTTTTCACTTTTCTTTACTGCTTGTGATCAAGCAAACTCCTCACATGCCAAGGAACTTAATAAATCACCCCTTGCGATCTCTTTAGCTGAAAAATCCTTTAAGCAACATCGCGATTTTAGTTTGAGTTACTGGGCAGATAAAATCACCGCCGATAAACCTAAGTTCGTAATTGAGAGTAATTACTTTCATTCCGAAATTTCTACAAAGACTTTAAGTATTGCCACTCTTGAATGGCGCGATGGTTCAGTTGATCGACATTCCCGTCAGGCTAAGACAAATCAAGTCAGCGCTATACCTTTTAGTATTAATCAAATCATCAATGGTAAAAGTCATAAACTACTCGGTTTTCAAGATAACAAGCGTTTGGAAAATTGTGCTCTCATCGAAAATGGACGTTTCTTTCAACGTCGAGTTCTTTCGCAATTACTTTGGCAAGACCTTAAAAATCAAGAAGAGAACTATTACGAAATTTCTGCCTGGCCTGACCACGTTCAATTCCACCTCGATCTTCCACAAGCTCAAGCTATTAATTGGGAAATTGATTTACAGGCTTATGCAGATGTAAAAATCATCAATAACACAAACCTTAGTTTTAGTACTTCCAAGGGCAAAAAATTCCGACTAAGTACCAATGCACAAAAATTAAAACGCGTCGGCAAAAAAATATTTTTCGAATTCCATTCTTCTAAAGCTAGTATTCGTTTCATACCCAATTCGAGCCAAAATAATGACTCACTCTCTAAGGAGATTACTATCACTGCACAGCAAACTCTGCCTAAAGCCAATGTCGTGCCTGTGAAATTCAATGAGAACTTACAGGCCTTTCAATTTGATCTTGACCATATTAATACCAAGCATTTACCTGAGGAACAAAATAAACGCCAAGAACTCATCAAATTTCAAGTATCAAATAAGTCCGCTCAAGCCAAACAGGTGAAACTTGTTTTTAGTAAAAAAGGAAGCGTTGGACCTATAACTGGAATATCTTCTATTTTGCGTGATGCTGATGGCACTCCGAACGGTACACATATCCAGCTTTCTAAAAACTGGCATAAAGGCAGTAAACATAAATTTGAAGGGGCATGGTTCCGTGGCTTTACTTTACTTACGGTCCCAGCAAAAAGTACTCTCGACCTGCAATACCTAAGTGTCAATGGCTTTTTCGGGAACCTTCCTGCGGCTTCTCATAATCAATTAGCACTGCCTGGTTACCAATCCAAACGCTACCATCTCTGGGAACAATCAGCCCTTGGTGCTTGGGGCGAATCCATTTGTTATGACCCTAACCACGGTCTTGCTAGTGCTATCACTGACGTACGTCCTCTCATGGTAAGATCTATGTCTCCTATGAACAAAAAATGGTCTTGGACTAATAATGTCGGTGGCGGAGAATTTTTCTCTGTTTATAAAAATGGTAAAGCGACACCACTCAAACATATCAAAGTAAAAGTCGATCATAAGCGCAATTGCCCTGTGCTTACTGAAGTCACTTACGCAAGTGAACTCGAAGATGGCTCCGCTGAGCTCTCTTATACCGCATCTCTCTCTCGTACCGATGATATGGTTCGTGGGATTTATAATATTGACTACATCATTAAAAAAGACATAAGCTTTGATCGTCTCGTACTCTTTCAAGTAGGAGCAGATAACTACAACTATACCCATGAAAATGAATTTGCGGTAGGGCACGGAAAAACAATGACAAAAACTTGGGCTACTGCTCCAGGTGGAAATCAGTATAAAAGCCCTGCTTTAAAATTAGACAAAGCTAATTCTTGGGTTTCTCTACATAAATCTGATCCTATGAAGGAAGGCGCCAGCGCTAATCGTGGAATCATTATTCGCTCATGGAAAGCTTCTATCCATGGTTCTACTCAAGCTCCATGGGCGATTGAACGAAGTCTCGATTTGGGTAGAAGAAAAACCTCTATTTGCGATATAATTCTCGATCCAAAAATCAAAATTCTCAAAGCGGGAGATCGTATCACTGCCTGTATCGAAATGATAGTTACTCCCCAGTTTGCCAATGATTATTATGGGCCCAATGAAAAACTTCACCAAGCTTTAAAAATCAATCAAAATACTTGGAAAATGATTGCTCGCGATGCTGCTGAGAACGATCTTCAAGCAAAAATAATAAAAGGCTCAATCATTCGTCAACGCCCCCTGAAAATTGCGGTCGATCAAAAACAAGCAGAATTCACTCTCAAGGGTGGTTTAGCTTATCAGCCCGTGACCTTTACTCAACTTGGTGAATATAAAAAGGCTCTTCTAGAAATCAAAACTGCCTCAGGCTGGAAAAAAGTTCCTCAATCTGAATTTCTCCAAAATGACTATAATCCCAAGACCAAACGATGGGAGATTACTTATAGTCTCGATTTAAATGATCCTGCACCTAAACATTTTCGTTTTTCACTTCCTTAAGCATTGTAAGTAAGTTTCTTAAGTATTAAATTCCGCTTAATTAGGAGTCCCTTAATATGAGTACCGATTACAACACCAGAGAAACTTTGTTGCAAAAACTTCAGAAGGCAGAAGATGAGCATTCTTGGGATGACTTTGTAAAGTACTACGAAGGCTATATTTACGTGGTAATCCGTAGTTTCGGGGTTGATATCAATACCAGTGAAGACCTGCTCCAGGACGTACTTATCAAAGTCTGGAAAGCCTTGCCAAAATTTGAATATCACAATGAAAAATGTCGCTTTCGCACTTGGTTATGTGTACTCATTCGCAATACCACATACAACTTCTTCAAATCAAAAGCTAATAGACAAAGCAATAGTAATGTCAGCTATGATGATCTCCTCAGTTCCCTTAATCTCATTTCTGAACCTGAGATTGATAAAATTGCTGAATTAGAATGGAAGAGCTACGTATCCAACCTCGCTTGGGAGAATGTAAAGGATGGTTTTTCTGATGCCGCTCGCCAAGTTTTTGAATCATCCATCATCGGTGAATCCAACGATACTATAGCCGCAAAATTTAATATCCCTGAAAGTAGTGTGCGAGTCCATAGATCACGTATAAAAAAAGTTCTTATCAAGGAAATTGCTCGCCTCAACATAGAATTAGGCGGCTAAAAAAACATGCCCAGAAAGGAAGAGCAATTTAACAAAAATCTCGCTTCATTTTTTGATGAAGTTAGTGATCTTGACGCCACTCCGCTAAGCGACATCATCCTCTCCAATAAAGAGCGGTATTATGATTTCAACTTCTATTGTGAAGGCGGGCTCAAAAAAATCTACCGCTGCAAAGACCGCAAAACAGGCCGCGAAGTGGCCATGGCTTCCCTCAAGGATGAACTTAGCGATGCCCGCAAAGAATCTTTTTTTCGCGAGGCCCGCCTCAGTGCTTCTCTTCAGCATCCTAATATTGTTCCCGTTTACGATATCGGCATCAAAGATGACTCTCCTTGGTTCACCATGAAATTCATTTCAGGTCAATCCCTTGACGAGCTTATTAAGCAAGAGCCTCCACTAAGTCAGAAACTAGATATTTTTATCAGAATTTGTGATGCCATCGCCTATGCTCATTCAAGGGGTATCATCCACCTCGATTTAAAACCTGACAATATTCGTATCAGTGAATACGGTAATGTTGTCGTCGTCGATTGGGGATTGGGACAAATCATGGCGTCAGACTGCGATGAAG from Lentisphaera profundi harbors:
- a CDS encoding DUF1552 domain-containing protein, with protein sequence MIDRRNLLKLSAMGLAVPGQALAASKPISPRVKLKKNVVLVCLDLGMYAGNHREGGASCKYMTEYFSEFKDDMTFLQGISEPGMGGGHEVQPATFTGMRYDHRSHYPERQFISLDQRLASGSIQETRNKLLYHQVNKGDFVSWNQFAQPMPPTRGLNAFHEQVFSKTDLNKDKAYIKRERDILETLARNLRRYWKGSPQEVDLKASVAYQIEVLNEREKWLKVKKPYLKKGFAENAEASPLPSCHHNYQLVYDALEQEQTKLAVLQFGGGLTRNLEGITHGYHTLSHHGGYPERIYELEIIDNKVLGGLRDFVRKLKEGGLLDDTIVLFHSGMADASAHSNKNGAAFLFGGGFKHQNYLKCSVDEKGKEVKYTSSQLFSSVLKQSGFSNITFNGNKDVVPVLFGA
- a CDS encoding phosphomannomutase — encoded protein: MTKIYNIEELMELSGVKFGTSGARGLADKMTDEVCYAYTVAFLQHLEESNNIDPACQVAIAGDLRPSSPRICAAVAKAIEDKGYSPLYCGEIPAPAIAYYGILNSIPSVMVTGSHIPDDRNGIKYNTPVGEILKEDEQGIRRQNVSIPEGLCKENGFFSTAYELEKPYQAAEDIYIQRYTDFYDEQALAGLNLGVYEHSAVGRDTLKRIYSALGANVRGLGRSTKFIPVDTEAIRPEDCELALDWCKNGGYDALLSTDGDSDRPLISDEKGHWLRGDVAGILTAQHLGADVVATPVSCNSAVELCQSFKKVSRTQIGSPYVIASMKEASASGGKMVVGYEANGGFLTNSALVEEGKALAALPTRDAVILHISILLEAKKRGLSVSGLVKTLPERYTISNRIKEFPTEQSKAKLATFVESKFADNANKIEAVFGELCGAVEAIDTTDGIRISFENLEIIHLRPSGNAPELRCYNEASSEKRALELNELCIEIMSDWR
- a CDS encoding RNA polymerase sigma factor; translated protein: MSTDYNTRETLLQKLQKAEDEHSWDDFVKYYEGYIYVVIRSFGVDINTSEDLLQDVLIKVWKALPKFEYHNEKCRFRTWLCVLIRNTTYNFFKSKANRQSNSNVSYDDLLSSLNLISEPEIDKIAELEWKSYVSNLAWENVKDGFSDAARQVFESSIIGESNDTIAAKFNIPESSVRVHRSRIKKVLIKEIARLNIELGG